The Planctomycetota bacterium genome includes the window GCGTCGAGAAAAAGGACGGCGCGGCGTACGCCGAAACCATGGAGATGTTCGCCGATCCGCTCTTGCCCGGCTGGAAGCCCGTGAACGTCCTCTACGAAGTGGCCTTGAAGGAAGGCTACAGCCTGACCTCGAAGATCGAGAAGGTCGCTGGTCTAAAGGACAATACCCTTTACCTTGTCACCAACCCGGACAAAGGCCAATCCTTCCGCATCTGCCTGGACGACCGGCTGAAGCCCGCAACGCTCAAGGCCCTGGCCCTCAAAAAGGACGACCTCTTTATCTGCCGCGATTCGGCCCTTACCGACGAGCAGGCGGCAAACCTGGCGCTTCAGTGCAACCTGAAGACGATTTGAAAAGGGGGGAGAGGCACATGGATAAGGAAATCGTCGTTCGCCTCCATACCAGTTTCGAGGATATGGTCCGTAAGCACCCCGAAAGCGGCGTGGAGTTCTGGTGCGCCCGCGACCTCCAGATGCTCCTGGGTTACAACCAGTGGCGGACGTTCGCGGCGGTCATCGACAAGGCCATAACCGCTTGCGAAAACTCGGGTTACGACCCCAAGGACCATTTTGCGCGCGCGCGCAAAATGGTGGACCTCGGCTCAGGGGCTAAGCGCGAGATTGAGGACATCGCCCTCACCCGCTACGCCTGCTACCTCATTGCCCAAAACGGCGATCCGGCCAAGGAAGAGATCGCCTTCGCCCAGACCTATTTCGCCGTCCAGACCCGCAAACAGGAGATCGTCGAGAAGCGACTGGCCGAGGCCGAACGCGTCAGCGCCCGCCGAAGGCTCACGCAGTCGGAGAAGGAACTCTCCGGCATCATCTTCGACCGCCTGCGAGAAAACGAGAGTTTCGCCCGCATCCGAAGCAAAGGCGATACGGCCCTTTTCGGCGGCCGGACCACCCAGGACATGAAGGGCAAACTCCGCATCCCGAAAGGACGCCCCCTGGCCGACTTCCTGCCCACCATCACCATCAAGGCCAAGGACTTCGCCAACGAAATCACCAACTTCAATATCAAACGCAACGGCCTGCACACGGAGTTCGGCATCACCGACGAGCATGTCAGGAACAACCGCGAAGTCCGCCAACTCCTGGTGGATCGCGGCATCGTGCCCGAAGCCTTGCCCCCGGCCGAGGACGTCAAAAAGGTCGAGCGGCGATTGATCTCCGAACAAAAGCGACTCCCGAAACAGATCGAGGGGTTGGAAGGGCCGGCGGAGACCTCAGGCTGATGGAATTCAAGTTCGACCCCAACCAGGAGTTCCAGGTCCGGGCCATCGAGGCCGTGGTGGACCTCTTTGACGGC containing:
- the dinD gene encoding DNA damage-inducible protein D, which gives rise to MDKEIVVRLHTSFEDMVRKHPESGVEFWCARDLQMLLGYNQWRTFAAVIDKAITACENSGYDPKDHFARARKMVDLGSGAKREIEDIALTRYACYLIAQNGDPAKEEIAFAQTYFAVQTRKQEIVEKRLAEAERVSARRRLTQSEKELSGIIFDRLRENESFARIRSKGDTALFGGRTTQDMKGKLRIPKGRPLADFLPTITIKAKDFANEITNFNIKRNGLHTEFGITDEHVRNNREVRQLLVDRGIVPEALPPAEDVKKVERRLISEQKRLPKQIEGLEGPAETSG